In Chaetodon trifascialis isolate fChaTrf1 chromosome 2, fChaTrf1.hap1, whole genome shotgun sequence, one DNA window encodes the following:
- the LOC139348059 gene encoding endoplasmic reticulum resident protein 27: MLLTLLVSLLVLSVAATEEDGALPRLTDTKAAQAFVDSAEVVVIGFLEGEESHGYQELVAAAKKVDSVPVAICSVKEVWADYNISSDTITLFRKADDFQENLVLSEAKKLEVDGLVNFITINEVRYITEYNQVTAVGLFQSEVKSHLLLFANRGTKEYSKLKKRLGALAPEFTGKFLFVLINGAVKSNSRAMGFFGLKSEDLPRVGIYDSFSDGKWLLPEGEISTERVRDFCQSFLRGDLKEEKQAGAETKTEL; encoded by the exons ATGCTGCTCACTCTGTTGGTCTCCCTCCTGGTGCTGTCTGTcgctgccacagaggaag ACGGCGCCCTGCCCAGGCTGACCGACACCAAAGCTGCTCAGGCCTTCGTCGACTCTGCTGAGGTGGTGGTCATCGGATTCCTGGAG GGAGAGGAAAGTCACGGCTATCAGGAGCTCGTCGCAGCTGCGAAGAAAGTTGACTCAGTCCCTGTAGCCATTTGCAGTGTGAAAGAAGTGTGGGCTGACTACAACATCTCCTCAGACACCATCACCCTGTTCAGAAAG GCCGATGACTTCCAGGAGAATCTTGTTCTCTCCGAAGCCAAGAAGTTAGAAGTCGACGGTCTTGTGAACTTCATCACCATCAACGAGGTCCGATACATCACAGAGTACAACCAAGTG ACGGCAGTGGGTCTGTTCCAGTCCGAGGTGAAGTCACACCTCCTGCTCTTTGCCAACAGAGGGACCAAAGAATACAGTAAGCTCAAGAAGCGACTGGGAGCTCTTGCCCCCGAGTTCACAGGAAAG TTCTTGTTTGTGCTGATTAACGGAGCAGTGAAGTCCAACTCTCGGGCGATGGGTTTCTTTGGCCTCAAATCTGAGGACCTCCCCCGAGTTGGCATCTATGATAGTTTCTCTGACGGGAAGTGGCTCCTACCTGAGGGAGAGATTTCCACCGAACGAGTACGGGACTTCTGCCAATCCTTCCTACGGGGGGATCTGAAG gaggagaagcaggcagGTGcggaaaccaaaacagagctctAG